Proteins encoded in a region of the Gemmatimonadota bacterium genome:
- a CDS encoding YbjQ family protein — protein MPIARNNMTTTPAVPGRTIQEALGIVSAECVLGINVFRDMLGGLRDFFGGRSGTHQKALREAKDTCLEELAEQASQLGADAVVGVDMDYSAISGGGKGMLLLVATGTAVRLK, from the coding sequence ATGCCGATTGCCAGAAACAATATGACCACGACCCCCGCAGTTCCGGGTCGCACCATTCAGGAAGCGCTTGGCATTGTCAGCGCCGAGTGTGTTTTGGGTATCAACGTCTTTCGGGATATGCTGGGTGGCCTGCGAGACTTTTTCGGCGGCCGCAGCGGCACCCACCAAAAGGCGCTACGGGAAGCCAAAGACACCTGTTTGGAAGAACTCGCGGAGCAAGCCTCGCAGCTCGGTGCCGATGCGGTTGTCGGTGTCGATATGGATTACAGCGCAATCAGCGGCGGAGGAAAAGGCATGTTGCTGCTGGTCGCGACCGGAACGGCAGTTCGGCTGAAATAG